ATAGGCGCTGCGAGGACGGGGATATTGCGCGGTCTGGTCATCGTGCGGCAAGCCCGATCAGCTCGACATGGCGATAAACGCCGTTAAGACGCGGCCTCCACCGGCCCACATCATAGCTCTCCACCTTCGCGCAATCGCCGGAGGAGACGTGGATCATCAGCCCGTGGCGGATCACTATGCCCACATGAGCATTCCAGCGGTCTCGCCGGAACACGGCGATGTCGAAGGCAACAGCCGGCCCGTCCACCGGCACCCACAGTGGTGATGCGGCCTCGCCGGCGATCAGCGCGGCGATCTCCGCATGCTCGCCCTCGGCGCCTTGACCGAGGTATTCCGGCAGGCTCACGCCGAGCTCTTCCTGGTAGATGATGCAGGCGAGCCCCCAGCAGTCGCAGCCCAGCCGGGTGCGGCCGTATTCCTGATAGGGGATACCCACGAACCTGTTTGGCCAATCCATCATGTCGCGTGCCTCCCTGTTCATCGGTGCAGCCCCGGGAACCACGAGCGGGACATACGGGCCTTGGGGAAAGGCTCGTTCTCGCGCTCCTCGAAGCTGTAGGTGATGGTGATCTCGGTGCCGGTGATCACGGCTGAGGTGATTTCCAGCCCCAGCGCCTGCTCGATCGGATCGTTGGGCATATCCGCCATGACCGTGGCCAGACTGATGCCCGCCAGATCGGTGTAGGAGCGGACAAGCTCCGCCATTGCGGGGCTGAGATTATCCAGGATCAGCTGGCCGGCTTCAGGCGTATCGTCCAGATCGGATGGCAGGATCGCCGCCGCGATCACGAACAGGAAAGGCTCCGTCTCGGGGTCGGCGCCGAGCCAGGACGACCGGGTTCCCCGGATCTGCCCTTCATCCGTAACCGAGATCAGATCTGCATTGTCAGTCGACAACCGGATCGGAGCGTCGAGCTGCGCATGGGTGATTTCGATCAGGATCACCGGCAGCTCGTCCGAGACCTCCGCATCCATCATCTGGCGGGCGTTGAGGGAAACGCGTCTCATGGCAGCACCGCGACAGTGAAGGTCAACCGGAACTTGACCTGCTCGACAACGGTCTCCTTCGGCAGCTCGGCGCCGAACAGACAAAGCCATTGCGCCGACATGAGAATTGGCACGCCGTTTTCATCGAGCACCGCCGTGCCGTTTTCATCGAGCATCGCCCACCCGTCGGTGGTCGGATCAGGCATCCGGAAAACGCGGGACCCGAAGTTGGTGTCCTGCTCGAAAAACCGGTCGAAGACGCCCTTTTGCAGCCGGGTGCAGACCAGAGACAAGGAAACGGGCTTTGCGACCGCCGAATAGCGCCGGCGGTAGCGCGGTCCGCCGGTTTCTCCACGCCGCTTCTGACGTGGATCATTCCATCCGGCGTTCCAGCTATTGCGCTCGGGCTTGTCGAGTTCGGAGGGCCAGTTCAGTGGTGTCATCGCCGCACCGGCCCTTTCTTCACGCCCATCATCTGCAACTGCTTGCGCATCGGATTTCCCGGCTGCGCCATTGCCGCTGCGCCCTGCTGACCGACCGTCATCAGCAATTGCCGGCCACCCCGACCGTCCGACTGTTCCTCGAACTCGACACCCTGACCGGCATAGTCGTTGACAACGACGCTGAGCGGCTGCGCCACCGGCAGCGCGACCGCTGAGCTCGACTCGCGCGCGGCCGTCAGGAACGGATACGCCGCTGCCCGGCTGGCATAGCCGCCGACCTCGTAGCCCGGCATGACGCCCCGGCGGATCGCCTCCAGATTGGGGACGCCGATCCGCGCTGTGGACGCGGCGTCGAAAACAAACTCCTGCTCATGGACCAGCCCTGCGACCCGCTTCGGGTCGCTTCCACCGGTCGGGCCGCCAATGTCGAAACCCGGTAGCCCCATTGCCCCGGAGATGCCCGAAACGATGGTCCAGATCCCGCCGCCGCCCGTGTTTCCGGCGCCACCGCCTCCGAGGCCGGCCAGAATGGAGCCCAGGTTTCCGAGCCCCAGATCGAAAGCGCCAAGCCCATCCGTGGCCTGCGCCGCAGTGGTGCCGAATTTTGCAAGCGCCTCTTCGGCCGCGCCGAGCCGTACCGGCCAGCTCTCGACCATCGAGCTGTCCGCAGGCCGCTCGAACTGACGCATCCAGACATTCGTGGCATCGCCGACATTCGTCGTGGCGAGCAGCTTTTGCAGCGCGCCGCTTTCCGAGGTCAGCAGCTCTTTCCAGACATAATCCAGCTGCCCCTGGACATTGCCAAGACCGGCCCGGCCGCCCACCGCCGCCAGCAGC
The window above is part of the Salipiger abyssi genome. Proteins encoded here:
- a CDS encoding C40 family peptidase; its protein translation is MMDWPNRFVGIPYQEYGRTRLGCDCWGLACIIYQEELGVSLPEYLGQGAEGEHAEIAALIAGEAASPLWVPVDGPAVAFDIAVFRRDRWNAHVGIVIRHGLMIHVSSGDCAKVESYDVGRWRPRLNGVYRHVELIGLAAR
- a CDS encoding DUF1833 family protein; the protein is MRRVSLNARQMMDAEVSDELPVILIEITHAQLDAPIRLSTDNADLISVTDEGQIRGTRSSWLGADPETEPFLFVIAAAILPSDLDDTPEAGQLILDNLSPAMAELVRSYTDLAGISLATVMADMPNDPIEQALGLEITSAVITGTEITITYSFEERENEPFPKARMSRSWFPGLHR